AAGCAGCCTCTTCTTTACAACGAGGGTCGAGGACCTGGCGGACTGCGACTTCATCATCGAGGCCGTGCCCGAGAACCTCGAGCTAAAGCAGAAGGTATTCGCGGAGCTGGACACCGTCGTCAAGCCCGAGGCGATCTTCACCTCCAACACTTCCGGTTTCGTAATCGCAGAGATCGCCCGCGATGTCTCCCCGGAGCGGAAGAGGCTCTTCGCGGGCATGCACTTTGCCAGTCCCGTGCCCGCCATGAAGATGTGCGAAGTGATCTACACGCCAGAAACGACGCCGGAGACCATTGAGACCGTTAAGGGCGTAGCGGAGCGGGCCGGCAAGGTGGTGTCGATGGTAAAGGACACCCCCGGGACCTACGGCTTCATCCTGAACCGCGTCTTCGCCGCCGCGCGACGGGAGGCCGACAAGATCGTCGCCGACGGCATCGCCACCCGCGAAGACATCGACAAGGCGATGATGACAGGCCGTAACTGGCCCGTCGGCTTCTACAACTCGCGCGGCACACGGACCGGCTGGCTCGACTGAAGCGTCGAGAGCCACGCTGAGCTTCCGGCGGCAATCAGCGCCTAAGGGCCGCCGGA
This genomic window from Dehalococcoidia bacterium contains:
- a CDS encoding 3-hydroxyacyl-CoA dehydrogenase family protein — translated: MQLDQVRKIGVLGGGVMGGGIGQVMAIAGYQVIIRDLTQDILDKTRNTIIDTRFGLKRAVELGKLPSSQLEAVVSSLFFTTRVEDLADCDFIIEAVPENLELKQKVFAELDTVVKPEAIFTSNTSGFVIAEIARDVSPERKRLFAGMHFASPVPAMKMCEVIYTPETTPETIETVKGVAERAGKVVSMVKDTPGTYGFILNRVFAAARREADKIVADGIATREDIDKAMMTGRNWPVGFYNSRGTRTGWLD